From a region of the Corallococcus macrosporus genome:
- a CDS encoding metallothionein — translation MARSATLMTAGLLLGGLWLMPASAHACEAHAKAAASKGSAQGAPTPSPEAKQDEAPRPLEELDRVLTAKCSCGSKADCTCKRGKCECSKCSGRHAPRQVMDALRGRPATQELQEARNDASAGIFI, via the coding sequence ATGGCACGCAGCGCGACGTTGATGACCGCGGGATTGCTGCTGGGCGGCCTCTGGCTGATGCCCGCCAGCGCCCACGCCTGCGAGGCCCACGCGAAGGCGGCCGCCTCCAAGGGCTCCGCGCAGGGGGCCCCGACGCCGTCCCCGGAGGCGAAGCAGGACGAGGCGCCGCGCCCCCTGGAGGAGCTGGACCGGGTGCTCACTGCGAAGTGCTCCTGCGGCAGCAAGGCGGACTGCACCTGCAAGCGCGGCAAGTGCGAGTGCTCCAAGTGCTCGGGCCGTCATGCCCCGCGGCAGGTGATGGACGCGCTGCGCGGCCGTCCCGCGACGCAGGAGCTCCAGGAGGCGCGCAACGACGCCTCCGCCGGCATCTTCATCTGA
- a CDS encoding serine/threonine-protein kinase: protein MSSPQTATPFGRYLLIKRLALGGMAELFLAHKPPDPTLVVIKRILPYLSEEPEFVQMFLDEARIAAQLHHPNIVQVHELGKEGDNIFICMEYVEGVDLRRVLLEEHKFGASMPYGVAAKICAAIAAGLDHAHFSRGVDGRPLELIHRDVSPQNVMISYDGRVKLVDFGIAKAGAFMERSKPGVIKGKFLYLSPEQIMQERLDHRADIYALGVMLYEITTGKQPFHRATTEGILFAIRYEEPTAPHLVRPDYPEALSRIVMRCLVKDRTQRYQRAADVRRDLEAFLASGVLKQSLDVTGYIARLLGEKEERTVLHIPPAKRAGRHDATLPLPSLRTPLPPPVPDLPEDTAARTLPLADAEDTAARTLPLTEDTAARTLPLDEDTGARTLPLGGTASQPRGPSALTPVGLVARPPARRPTAEAAALRAWDAEEGEPETQMALPRDLPTGHRDNDDEDGESTAVGTMPGAPAPRRHLEPVFEAEAWDDDAQEEDEDADSTVPLRARRPRAVAPAPARRGGPPEPTARSGPSGERGASDRARRPSSGVAVPRAPGASEDPFAPTPRRTPSHLADDRASTPPPAPRRAGMASSDDGRSEPLSSGPRRMGDDGRSEPLSSGPRRMGDDGRSEPLSSGPRRMGDEGRLSQPPGPRRGASPSSDANRSTPPGGSGARNARPPLKPSPEDDERFHTDPGPSAVSLTDPTPVTTGDPDDDESTIGFQAPRRPPRRAVRAPVEVDEPYDDEGPDTLDASGARKRSRMGVLLVVGVVLVAVLGLGLAWMMGLFGPEAQAPPAPMKGPPVGGPPRPGPQGAAPAKDPSPGVPDEALAPKPADPVLADTATTPDAGVAVAAVGSEVAAPPAVETAAPVEPPPPATVEVRFDAPVRTVLGRPGGGKLPINQVVALAPGPLRVQYTCPGKRAPRGIETYNVRPVTGELQTLRVPCRRRR from the coding sequence TTGAGCTCGCCCCAGACGGCCACCCCGTTCGGCAGATACCTGCTCATCAAGCGCCTCGCGCTGGGCGGGATGGCGGAGCTGTTCCTGGCGCACAAGCCGCCGGACCCCACGCTGGTGGTCATCAAGCGGATCCTCCCGTACCTCTCCGAGGAGCCGGAGTTCGTCCAGATGTTCCTGGACGAGGCGCGCATCGCCGCCCAGCTCCACCACCCCAACATCGTGCAGGTGCACGAGCTGGGGAAGGAGGGGGACAACATCTTCATCTGCATGGAGTACGTGGAGGGCGTGGACCTGCGCCGCGTGCTCCTGGAGGAGCACAAGTTCGGCGCCTCCATGCCGTACGGCGTCGCGGCGAAGATCTGCGCGGCCATCGCGGCGGGCCTGGACCATGCGCACTTCAGCCGGGGCGTGGACGGGCGCCCGCTGGAGCTGATCCACCGGGACGTCTCTCCGCAGAACGTGATGATCTCCTACGACGGGCGCGTGAAGCTCGTCGACTTCGGCATCGCCAAGGCCGGCGCGTTCATGGAGCGCAGCAAGCCGGGCGTCATCAAGGGGAAGTTCCTCTACCTGTCGCCCGAGCAGATCATGCAGGAGCGGCTGGACCACCGGGCGGACATCTACGCGCTCGGGGTGATGCTGTATGAAATCACCACCGGCAAGCAGCCCTTCCACCGCGCCACCACGGAGGGCATCCTCTTCGCCATCCGCTACGAGGAGCCGACGGCGCCGCACCTGGTGCGCCCGGACTACCCGGAGGCCCTGTCGCGCATCGTGATGCGGTGCCTGGTGAAGGACCGCACCCAGCGCTACCAGCGGGCCGCCGACGTGCGCCGCGACCTGGAGGCGTTCCTCGCGTCCGGCGTGCTCAAGCAGAGCCTGGACGTGACGGGGTACATCGCGCGGCTCCTGGGGGAGAAGGAGGAGCGCACCGTGCTCCACATCCCCCCGGCGAAGCGCGCGGGCCGCCACGATGCCACGCTGCCGCTGCCGTCCCTGCGCACGCCGCTGCCGCCCCCGGTGCCCGACCTGCCGGAGGACACCGCCGCGCGCACGCTGCCCCTGGCGGACGCCGAGGACACCGCCGCGCGCACGCTGCCGCTCACCGAGGACACCGCGGCGCGCACGCTGCCGCTGGACGAGGACACGGGGGCGCGCACGTTGCCGCTGGGCGGCACGGCGTCACAGCCCAGGGGGCCCTCGGCGCTGACGCCGGTGGGGCTGGTGGCCCGGCCTCCCGCGCGCCGGCCCACGGCGGAGGCCGCCGCGCTGCGCGCCTGGGACGCGGAGGAGGGTGAGCCCGAGACGCAGATGGCGCTGCCGCGCGACCTGCCCACGGGCCACCGGGACAACGACGACGAGGACGGCGAGTCCACCGCCGTCGGCACGATGCCCGGAGCCCCCGCGCCGCGCCGCCACCTGGAGCCCGTGTTCGAGGCGGAAGCCTGGGACGACGACGCGCAGGAGGAGGACGAGGACGCCGACTCCACCGTCCCGCTGCGTGCGCGCCGTCCCCGCGCCGTCGCGCCCGCGCCCGCGCGCCGGGGCGGCCCGCCGGAGCCCACCGCGCGCTCTGGGCCGTCGGGAGAGCGGGGCGCCTCGGACCGTGCGCGGCGCCCCTCGTCCGGCGTGGCCGTGCCGCGTGCGCCCGGGGCGTCGGAGGATCCGTTCGCGCCCACCCCGCGCCGCACGCCGTCCCATCTGGCGGATGATCGCGCCTCGACGCCGCCTCCGGCCCCGCGCCGTGCGGGCATGGCGTCCTCGGACGATGGCCGCTCGGAGCCCCTGTCGTCCGGCCCCCGGCGCATGGGCGACGATGGCCGCTCCGAGCCGCTGTCGTCCGGACCCCGGCGCATGGGCGACGATGGCCGCTCCGAGCCGCTGTCGTCCGGTCCCCGGCGCATGGGCGACGAAGGGCGTCTGTCGCAGCCGCCAGGCCCGCGCCGTGGGGCCTCGCCGTCCAGCGACGCGAACCGCTCCACGCCGCCCGGCGGCTCCGGGGCTCGCAACGCGCGCCCGCCGCTGAAGCCGTCACCCGAGGACGACGAGCGCTTCCACACCGACCCGGGCCCCTCCGCGGTGAGCCTCACGGATCCGACGCCGGTGACGACCGGTGACCCGGACGACGACGAGTCCACCATCGGGTTCCAGGCGCCGCGCCGGCCGCCCCGGCGCGCCGTGCGTGCCCCCGTCGAAGTGGACGAGCCCTACGACGACGAGGGGCCCGACACGCTCGACGCCTCGGGTGCGCGGAAGCGCTCGCGCATGGGCGTGCTGCTGGTGGTGGGCGTAGTGCTCGTCGCCGTGCTGGGCCTGGGGCTCGCGTGGATGATGGGCCTGTTTGGTCCGGAGGCGCAGGCGCCTCCCGCGCCCATGAAGGGGCCTCCCGTGGGCGGCCCGCCGCGGCCGGGTCCCCAGGGTGCGGCCCCCGCGAAGGACCCCTCGCCCGGAGTTCCGGACGAGGCCTTGGCGCCGAAGCCCGCCGACCCCGTCCTCGCGGACACGGCCACGACGCCGGACGCGGGAGTCGCGGTGGCCGCGGTGGGCTCCGAAGTGGCGGCCCCGCCGGCCGTGGAGACGGCGGCCCCCGTCGAGCCGCCACCCCCCGCCACCGTGGAGGTCCGCTTCGACGCTCCGGTGCGCACCGTGCTTGGCCGGCCGGGGGGCGGGAAGCTGCCCATCAACCAGGTGGTCGCCCTGGCTCCCGGCCCGCTTCGGGTTCAGTACACCTGCCCGGGAAAGCGTGCACCTCGGGGTATTGAGACCTACAACGTCCGACCTGTAACCGGGGAACTCCAGACGCTCCGGGTCCCATGCCGCAGGCGGCGCTAA
- a CDS encoding acyl-CoA thioesterase has protein sequence MHDLSPKSPRDSEVVMTQLILPPDANNLNAAFGGKVMQWIDICGAVAAQRHCRQVVVTASMDDLHFHAPIRVGWIALLHARVLAAFRTSLEVGVTVHAENPLTGERHLTTSALLTFVAQGQDGKGVPVPPLLLESDAERQAFQEAEARRAQRRGRGKEEQNWMKVMKPVAGA, from the coding sequence ATGCACGACCTCAGCCCGAAGAGCCCGCGCGACTCCGAAGTGGTGATGACGCAGCTCATCCTCCCCCCGGACGCCAACAACCTGAACGCCGCGTTCGGCGGGAAGGTGATGCAGTGGATCGACATCTGCGGCGCCGTGGCCGCCCAGCGCCATTGCCGTCAGGTCGTGGTGACGGCGTCCATGGACGACCTGCACTTCCACGCCCCCATCCGCGTGGGCTGGATTGCCCTCCTGCACGCGCGCGTGCTCGCGGCGTTCCGCACCTCGCTGGAGGTGGGCGTCACCGTGCACGCGGAGAACCCGCTCACCGGTGAGCGGCACCTGACCACCAGCGCGCTGCTCACCTTCGTGGCGCAGGGCCAGGACGGCAAGGGCGTGCCCGTGCCGCCGCTGCTGCTGGAGTCGGACGCGGAGCGCCAGGCCTTCCAGGAGGCGGAGGCCCGCCGCGCCCAGCGCCGGGGCCGCGGCAAGGAGGAGCAGAACTGGATGAAGGTGATGAAGCCCGTGGCCGGCGCCTGA
- a CDS encoding glycerophosphodiester phosphodiesterase gives MLPRDMFLNGLRPTLHIAHRGGALLAPENTLEAFQRAVHTHRTDMLELDVHLSRDGEVIVAHDDTLERCTDGTGPLAALTLAELRKLDAGHQFTPDEGRTFPFRGQGVRLPTLREVLRAFPALRLNVELKPDVPGAEAVLARLLTEEGALGRVCIGSEQDVIAERLHEKLPDVCHFYPRDALAAFVLALKAGEPPPEDARYRVLDMPLYFGEVRLVDDALLQAAAERGKWINVWTVDDPAEMDRLLVEGVGGIMTDRPDLLRQRMDASGKPG, from the coding sequence ATGCTGCCGCGCGACATGTTTCTTAATGGGCTGAGGCCCACGCTCCACATCGCGCATCGCGGCGGCGCGCTGCTCGCGCCGGAGAACACGCTGGAGGCGTTCCAGCGCGCGGTCCATACGCACCGCACGGACATGCTGGAACTGGACGTGCACCTGTCGCGCGACGGCGAGGTCATCGTCGCGCACGACGACACGCTGGAGCGCTGCACCGACGGCACCGGCCCGCTCGCGGCGCTCACGCTCGCGGAGCTGCGCAAGCTGGACGCGGGCCACCAGTTCACGCCGGACGAGGGCCGCACCTTCCCCTTCCGGGGCCAGGGCGTGCGCCTGCCCACGCTGCGCGAGGTGCTGCGCGCCTTCCCTGCCCTGCGCCTCAACGTGGAGCTCAAGCCGGACGTGCCGGGCGCGGAAGCCGTGCTCGCCCGCTTGCTGACCGAGGAAGGGGCCCTGGGTCGCGTGTGCATCGGCAGCGAGCAGGACGTCATCGCGGAGCGGCTCCACGAGAAGCTGCCCGACGTGTGCCACTTCTACCCGCGCGACGCGCTGGCCGCGTTCGTCCTGGCGCTCAAGGCGGGCGAGCCGCCGCCGGAGGACGCGCGCTACCGCGTGCTCGACATGCCGCTGTACTTCGGCGAGGTCCGGCTGGTGGACGACGCGCTGCTCCAGGCCGCGGCCGAGCGCGGCAAGTGGATCAACGTGTGGACGGTGGATGATCCGGCGGAGATGGACCGGCTCCTGGTGGAAGGAGTCGGCGGCATCATGACCGACCGGCCGGATCTGCTCCGCCAGCGAATGGACGCCTCTGGAAAGCCGGGTTAA
- a CDS encoding deoxynucleoside kinase, whose protein sequence is MPRTTARARPATSRTEPPPSKAPPTDGAEPKPSARNTLKLKVKVPRAKRFVALAGNIGAGKTTAAKLISQGFGFELFDEPVIDNRFLRDYYGDMSRWSFTLQLEFLIRRVEHHELIHSVRKSCVQDRTLYEDPEIFAKYLHGLGHMTNAELDLYYEYFQRLSRHIVRPDKVICFDVPSEDVLLQRIRTRGRAEEKGIGRQFLKGLNGYYAGFPQVLQEKYGVDCLVVDVSKQDIRRGQGREEFMDRVSAFLA, encoded by the coding sequence ATGCCCCGCACCACCGCCCGCGCGCGTCCCGCGACGTCCCGCACCGAGCCGCCCCCGTCGAAGGCGCCGCCCACGGACGGCGCTGAACCGAAGCCCTCGGCCCGCAACACGCTCAAGCTCAAGGTCAAGGTGCCCCGCGCCAAGCGCTTCGTGGCGCTGGCGGGCAACATCGGCGCGGGCAAGACGACGGCCGCGAAGCTCATCAGCCAGGGCTTCGGCTTCGAGCTGTTCGACGAGCCCGTCATCGATAACCGCTTCCTGCGCGACTACTACGGCGACATGAGCCGCTGGTCGTTCACGCTCCAGCTGGAGTTCCTCATCCGGCGCGTGGAGCACCACGAGCTCATCCACTCCGTCAGGAAGAGCTGCGTGCAGGACCGCACGCTGTACGAGGACCCGGAAATCTTCGCCAAGTACCTGCACGGCCTGGGGCACATGACGAACGCGGAGCTGGACCTGTACTACGAGTACTTCCAGCGGCTGTCGCGCCACATCGTGCGGCCCGACAAGGTCATCTGCTTCGACGTGCCGTCGGAGGACGTGCTGCTCCAGCGCATCCGCACGCGCGGCCGCGCGGAGGAGAAGGGCATCGGGCGGCAGTTCCTCAAGGGCCTCAACGGCTACTACGCGGGCTTCCCCCAGGTGCTCCAGGAGAAGTACGGCGTGGACTGCCTGGTGGTGGACGTGTCCAAGCAGGACATCCGCCGGGGGCAGGGCCGCGAGGAGTTCATGGACCGCGTCTCCGCATTCCTCGCCTGA